Sequence from the Nasonia vitripennis strain AsymCx chromosome 4 unlocalized genomic scaffold, Nvit_psr_1.1 chr4_random0007, whole genome shotgun sequence genome:
CAGCAAGCTGGAACTATTTTGCGACTCCTCAAAAGTCATGCTTGTTTCACTGGGCTTCACGTGGATCCTAGAACGATATTGCGCACGCCAGCTCATTCGGCTTCTATAAAGAAAGTAGCTGGAGGAGAATATTTGCACTTGGGCGTCCAGGAGGCCATTTGCTCAATTTTATCGTCCACTCCTTTGCGTTTGCATCCAGCTGGTGCTCTTGAAATTGAATTCAGCACCGATGAGGCATCTCTCgataaaaatggaaaaatattaatgtggCCGATACAGATCAGGGTGGCGAATATTTCCGGCAGTGCTCCACAAACAATTGGAATATTCAAAGGTTCATCCAAACCCACGAGTGccttaattttctttcaatatTTTGTTGACGAAGTCGATTCCATCATTCGTAATGGGTTGAATTTCTTGAATGGAATTAAGCAAGTTGTTTTAAGATGCTTCATCGCTGACGCTCTTGCTCGCGCTTTTACTCTAGGACATCGTAGCCATAATTCACGAGCTCCCTGCTCAAGGTGTTGGGTCAGGGGTGAACACGTTAGAGCTGGTGTTATGGTTTACAGGGGGACAGATCACAGACTTCGCACGGATGAAGAGTATCGTTCTAAATTAGATTTAGATCATCACAAAGATGAAGATTGCGCTCTCGCTAATCTTCCATTTGATTTAGTTGGTAGCACGGTTTTCGATTACATGCACCAGGTATGTATCGGTGTAatggaaaaaattttacaaggaTTGATCGACGGTAGATTTGTTGCATCAGCAAAAATCGCTGATAAGTGCAGTCTACAAATTTTGGATAATAGACTGGAGCACGTGAAAAACTTTTGTCCGTCGGATTTCGCTCGGAAGCCTGTCAATATTCTAAGGCATGGCCAGTTTAAAGCCACCGAGTACCGTCAGATTCTTCTCTACAGTGGTCCAGTAATTTTTCGAGGACTTATGAACCCTGCTATGTACAAGCATTTCATTCTGCTTAGTACAGCAATTCGAATCCTCGCAAATCCGGTTGTCTCTATGGAGTCCATTGATTTTGctgaaaaatgtatcaaattgtTCGTGGAGACTGCCTCGGATGTATACGGCATTGAATTTCTTTCGTACAATGTTCACACATTGTTGCATTTACCAGATGACGTAAAACGTTATGGTCCTTTGGATAATTTCTCCGCTTTTCCGTACGAGAATAACATGTCCTTTTGTCGGAAATTATGTCGTAAGAACGATCAGCATTTGCAGCAAATTTCCAGGAGACTGGCTGAAAATTGCCGTACTTCATCCAAAAAATTTGTCGATCCAGGTCACTTAAGTTATATTTCCAATCATTTGAGAGGTCCTCTTATTCCTGGTTGTGGAGAATGCATGCAGTACAAGAAGGTTGTAAAAGGCTCGACTCATttatcaattataaaaaaagatagTACGGTCATGCTGGACGATGGTTCGATAGGCATCATAAGAAATGTGATCGAATTAAAAGATCAGGGATGTCATCTGGTAATCAATCTTTTTAGCAACATTGAGGATATTTTTGATCTTCCTTGTAGCTCCTCTTTGGTTGGAATTGTTCGTTGTTCTAATCTGAATCGTCAAATAACTATTGTCAAACTCGAACGAGTGGTTGACAAGTGTTTCAGAATGCCGTACTGGTCAGCTGACGATCGCATCTCTTCAACGTATTGCACCGTAGTTAAAATCCTATCCGCTCGGTTATaaaatttccttttctttcattattccatatttttcataataatgtcaattactttttttccaTTATTATCATCCATCAATATTTCAGATGAATTCGAAAAACTCCGGTTCTATTTCTCCTCGCAAAGCTGCTGCGAATTTGAATAGAAGTATGCAGTCCCTCAAAGAAGGCTTTAAACCTGCACCTTCTTCAAAAGGTCAACGCTACAAGTCGACAGCTCAACCGAGCAATTATCAATCCCAGTCATTGATCTCCAAGACGCCTGGACCGTACCGACCACGaccagcagtagcagcacGACCAACAGCACCAGCACGACCATCATCGACATCTCAATCTTTCACGCAATTTCAACCGCGTGCAACGTCGACACAGAAGTCGATCAACGCAGCACCAACATCTCTGCCGCGTGTACAGCCACCTAATCCAGGATCATCGTACTCACGGCTGGCCGATGaaggtaaaaaatattttatacgaCTATAATATTCTTTGTATAGATAGATTGTCCatttattgtaatattattattatttatcttacaGCATCAACGTCTCGTTATCAGAGCCGCGGCCAATCATTAGCGAGACAAAATGTAGTGGTGCAGCAGGATTCTGTGGCGATCCAACAACTCAACAGCAAAATCGAGTAAGATTCGATATCATTATTTACCGCTGTATAtcctaataaaataataaatttcattttcagctttttaaatcgaaaaattgccAAGTTGGAAAGCTCAAACAAGTACGTGAAATACTATcgtaacaataatttaatatatctaATAATAActccattttttttaactatttcatatatatattattaacttatatattattaatttacagCGCTATGAATACCAGACTCGCCAACTTGGAGAAAACTGCCAGGTAcgtattacttttatttcattttaatcgtATATTTAATCATTATAAAGTTGATTAATTTACATGTTTTACTTTCAGTGACATCAAACAAGGCATCAAGAGCGTGGAGCAAGTAGCTCGGTAAAATGATTTTCAATCCTAcgttatattttcaaatatatacTGTAGTaggtttgaaaattaattgttcTTTGTAGATCGATGCACGAGATATTGGCTAATATTACCAGGAATAATAACAGAAGGGCAACAACGCGATCTGCCTCCCGTCCTTTCAAGTCAACCGCTGACCTCATAGCCTTTGACGATTGCAGTGAAGAGAAATTTCGACACCTTGTAAGTACATATATTGAATCTAAACTttcatttgtattttttttttctattacttAATTAATTGATTGTTTGCAGGTTGACTACCTCGACTACATAAAAGGGTTGAATCCAACGGATACAGCAGCTAAATTCATCAAGAACTGCTTTATTATCGACGAGGACCTCTTCAGGAATTTGACATGGCACGGCTCCAAAACGAACGACCATCTGATGGCTTTGAAGAGCACAAAGTTCGCGAAAGCTTGCGCAGGTATGAATAATTTCttacaaatattatttattttacaaattaacaatttatattatatatttacagaAGCTATGCCGTTAAACCCGATCACGCTGAAGAAGCCGACAGAGGATCAGTTTTCCGTGGCCATGACAAAGGCCCTGAAAAGTGCTAAGGAGGGTTATAGAAGGAAGAGAAAACAGCCAACCTTCAATGAGGATATCATCGCGTTGCAACCACAACCTCGAAGGCCCTGCCAGCAACAGTGGCAGCAACGCAACGACCAACTGGAGAGGAACGACAACGTAGCTCCCATCGAGGACAACGGTGACAACGGCGGCGACTACGGCGGCTATGGCGATCAGAACGACGACGGCAACTACGGAAACCAGGACCACGACGACGTTTTGGAAGGTCATCAGGACGTGGACTACAACGGAGGAGGCCAGGGCCACGGCAACTACAGAGGCCAGAACGAGGACAACTTCGAAGGTCAGGACAACGGTGACAACGGCGTCGTCTACGTCGATCAGGACGACGACGGTGGCTACGGCGGTCaggacgacgacggcggctaCGGCGGTCAGAACGACGACGAAAAATACGCAGACCAGGACCACGACGATGTTTTGGAAGTCCAGGACGTGTACTACGGAGGAGAAGGCCAGGACCACAACAACTACAGAGGCCAGGACGACCGCGGAGAGTACCAAGAGGACGAGACGCAAGACATGTTTGCAGATTAATgggtttttcttatttacattactatgcatttaatttaatattttttcaggtTGAACGCTCGTtcacattttttacaaatttttctttttttacatttaactttttttatatttcatatttaatgtagtcttaaaaaatgttaacgAGCGTTGGAGGGGCTGATTGCTGTGGTTGAGCCTCACACGAGAGGGGCGAGGAGAGGGGCCCCTCTCACTCactctaaaaaataatatacaaatCACGACAAatggaattttattttttcaggtCCCTCTTCTAAATCATCGACAAGGCAAGGATACGAGGTCCCTTACACATGGACAACATTGAAATAAGATAAGTATAATCGCatcaatttatatttttatctttttataaatgtttctttttgaaaatttttctcgtTTCAGGAGTAGCAAGGACAACGGCAGAGTCAATAAGACGAATAACATCAGGCAATCACCCTTATAATTGTAAGTaacaatttttgtaatatgtcATTTATTAATCATGATACATTCAGAAGTGTTGCATATTGAATTTCAAGTCTGTACGATAGATCAGTTTTCATAAATTTCTTAATTCCAACATTTATTAATCtccaaattttaattttactaaacAGATCCATTGTACAgacttgaaattttgtatgcaAGCCCTCCAAGTGTATTCTTAATCATATCTATTCTTTTATAAGATTACGCCAAGCAGAAGATACACTTTTATCAGAAGTGCTCCCGGAAAATGCACTTTTTGAGTACCGGATGCACCTACGGCTTGGTGTAATGTCAGGTAAAATATATATGACTTAGAATATACTCAGAGGGCTTGCATATTAAATTTCAAGTCTATACGATAGATCAGTTAAGATAAATTCATGTTttcctatatttttcaaatcaaaattttaatttttcaaaactgatCCATCGTacagatttgaaattttatatgcaAGCCCTCCAAGTGTATTCTTACTCATATCTATTCTTTTATGAGATTACGCCAAGCAGAAGATACACTTTTATCAGAAGTGCTCCCGGAAAATGCACTTTTTGAGTACCAGATACACCTTCTTCTTtcaaaaaactaattattttgttattttctgCAGGTACATACACCTGCAACTACTACCTTAGTGCTTCAAGGATCATCAGAGGAGAGGAAACCGTATCCTCGGTTCAATTATCCTTGGAACACTGTTCTTCATTTTCAGGTAAACATCTGCACTTTTCATTAAGTTTGTACGATGGGTAATTTTTCAtgaattactttttttcaatgttCTTAAGctgaacattttaatttttcaaaactcatgTATCGTacagatttgaaattttgtatgcaAGCCCTCTGAGTGTATTCTGAGTTATATCtattcttttattaaattacacCAAGCAGAAGGTGGATCTGGTACTACAAAAGTACCGTTAGCGACACTGCTTTTCATAAAAGTATATCTTCTACTTGGTGTAATGTCATGAAAGAATAGATATGAATTGGAATACACTCAGAGGGCTTCAACACAAAATGTTAAGTCTGTACGATACATcggttttaaaaaatgttgaaaaaaatgaatttatcaaaccTGATTCATTCAACAGACTGGAAATTATGTATACAAGCCTTctcattatattttaaataatatctatttataaattactaatttgtattttgaatttttacaggAACCAAAGGACTATAGGCAGCAGGACTATGAGCAAGCAATTAAcaggaagaaaaaattcaaatacgtgttttgatatataattattgtaattattatgtattacatttattaatatgtatattccagaaataaattttgattattttattaataatagtttatttttaattttaataacaaaaataaatccgCATACATCCGGTGCGCGtgctcaaaataaaaatttcattttgcaAAATGCCGGCACAATGCGCGCATATAATGTGCAAAATGCCCGCATATTTGCAGCACGACTGTAGCGTACCCTGAGCATTGCGTGCGGGCACAGCGCTCTGGCACATGCTCGTCATATGACGGTCAAAAGCCGGGGCACCTGGCAATCTCGCGTGCGGCATGAATGTCGTCGTGTTGCCGTCATTGTGCCGAGCCTTGCGGTTTGGGGGGGTTGTCAAAAAAGAGAtgtttgtttccgaaaaacccatgtgtgtcaaagtgtgccaaagtacagcaaatttccgaatttgaacactttggcacattttgtcacagtatggcacactttggcacactttagcatactttgccacactttggcacacccaattatttccactagggtataATGATCATTACTTATAACTTTAATTCAATTAATCATATTACTTATTAGAGAAActattttcttaagatttttgCTGTTTTAAAAGGTGATACATAACCTAACTATCctcgagatagagacagcTCGCCGAGAcctgccaaaactaccagtgccCTCTCGCTGTTTTTACTGAAAAGTCGCTACTGTGGTGACGCTAATAGCCCAGTAAAATTAGCTGTGAAATCGCCCTGCGGTAGAAGTGGCTGCATTTTGGATATTTGGTAATTCGGGGTCGAAAAAGCCGATTCTGAAATTTGCAGCTTCCTAGAATGAGGGGTTCTATGCGAAAACAGCAtgcaaaagttatttttgctcATATCTCGAGATCGGCTTGACCTATGAGAAAATGGCTGGTATCAATGGAAAGAGCGTTAAATTTTGCAttgaaaacgattttttaatCGAATCCGATGAGCGCAAAGTTCCgagataattaatgaaaaagaaatttgctTGGTGTAGAGGCAGGGGAGGGGAGTGAGCAGACGAcatggccgccgccgctctctccgcgcgcagcggTGGGACGGCGGGAACCGAGCCGCGTTTGAATGCGTCATgcgaaaatatgatttttgatttcgCGGCGACACCCGGAAAACTTATTGTAtgaactttttattaatattatcgaAATTAGCTATATAATTATCAAGTATGTATAGTTaattatgaattaaataagtaataaatgtTCTCAACAATATAGCTATCCAATGAGCGGAAAAATGACATTACCTTGCATCCcaaatttgatttaatcgTTGCACCAATGAcgctgaaaaaatgaaatagtCATATTTCATATAACTTTTGTATGCGCGGCAGCGATTTCTTTAGTTTGAGTTACccatagtacattacgatacaagGCGATGAGGCACATTCTGGCACGGCGGGGTTaagcgcccgagcgtagcgaggatgcTTACGCCGTGCTGGAAAGTGAACATATGACACGAGTATctaacaaattattatttgaatttgtgttttttttaccTGTAAGTAcattattgttgaaaaatttacgatagcattttttaatgttattatGAAGCAACATCAATAATACAAGGATAAAACGgtcaaaatataaataaatatgattattgtaaaaatttaatatataataaaatggttATATTATTCTAGTAAATAGAATTGACAGAATTTTTCAGCAAAATTTTATAGATACCAAAACATGTAGATGATTGAAAGGATTATGATTTTGCAGCCAGGTTACAAATTCGTATATGTCATTGTTATCTCTCTTCATTCGACTCTTAGAAAGATCAACATGCTGTTCACTATTATTCGATTTCATTGCACAGTAATTTTCCAAACACTCCATTACATTAAACGCTGACGGCATGGCAAATAAATAACGCGCAACAACGCTAGGAGTGACACCTCGACCATGCTTTAAATCTGTACCGAAAAACCTATTTAATGTCTGCTCAATTATCATGTCACTCCATACACCAGACCACGCTTTATCTGATCTACGTATAGTGAAATAGCCATCTTTCGTATAACGTTCAAATTCTAAAGGATCCATTATTACATCCAAATTTGCCATATCTTGAAGATAAATTTGAGCACTTTTTGCATAAGCAAAATGACCACTTGAGTAAAATAATGGTAACATATCTTTAATGCTTTGTAAATGTAGATTCCAATCGCCTAAGCGTTCTGCTTCTATAAACTGTAAGGCTATGGTGACACATTTGAAAtat
This genomic interval carries:
- the LOC103317700 gene encoding uncharacterized protein LOC103317700 isoform X1, with the translated sequence MQRARSDYFTNSLPGVDEPALESDLGFASLLPELHADRYDDVQQQQEQQQAVARAPSIVSNDSRSLFDDVRDVDSSSDRLSDCSSVGFENVEQFEAKLRTLFTENNINHQQAGTILRLLKSHACFTGLHVDPRTILRTPAHSASIKKVAGGEYLHLGVQEAICSILSSTPLRLHPAGALEIEFSTDEASLDKNGKILMWPIQIRVANISGSAPQTIGIFKGSSKPTSALIFFQYFVDEVDSIIRNGLNFLNGIKQVVLRCFIADALARAFTLGHRSHNSRAPCSRCWVRGEHVRAGVMVYRGTDHRLRTDEEYRSKLDLDHHKDEDCALANLPFDLVGSTVFDYMHQVCIGVMEKILQGLIDGRFVASAKIADKCSLQILDNRLEHVKNFCPSDFARKPVNILRHGQFKATEYRQILLYSGPVIFRGLMNPAMYKHFILLSTAIRILANPVVSMESIDFAEKCIKLFVETASDVYGIEFLSYNVHTLLHLPDDVKRYGPLDNFSAFPYENNMSFCRKLCRKNDQHLQQISRRLAENCRTSSKKFVDPGHLSYISNHLRGPLIPGCGECMQYKKVVKGSTHLSIIKKDSTVMLDDGSIGIIRNVIELKDQGCHLVINLFSNIEDIFDLPCSSSLVGIVRCSNLNRQITIVKLERVVDKCFRMPYWSADDRISSTYCTVVKILSARL
- the LOC103317700 gene encoding uncharacterized protein LOC103317700 isoform X2; its protein translation is MNSKNSGSISPRKAAANLNRSMQSLKEGFKPAPSSKGQRYKSTAQPSNYQSQSLISKTPGPYRPRPAVAARPTAPARPSSTSQSFTQFQPRATSTQKSINAAPTSLPRVQPPNPGSSYSRLADEASTSRYQSRGQSLARQNVVVQQDSVAIQQLNSKIDFLNRKIAKLESSNNAMNTRLANLEKTASDIKQGIKSVEQVARSMHEILANITRNNNRRATTRSASRPFKSTADLIAFDDCSEEKFRHLVDYLDYIKGLNPTDTAAKFIKNCFIIDEDLFRNLTWHGSKTNDHLMALKSTKFAKACAEAMPLNPITLKKPTEDQFSVAMTKALKSAKEGYRRKRKQPTFNEDIIALQPQPRRPCQQQWQQRNDQLERNDNVAPIEDNGDNGGDYGGYGDQNDDGNYGNQDHDDVLEGHQDVDYNGGGQGHGNYRGQNEDNFEGQDNGDNGVVYVDQDDDGGYGGQDDDGGYGGQNDDEKYADQDHDDVLEVQDVYYGGEGQDHNNYRGQDDRGEYQEDETQDMFAD